The sequence ATCAATCTGGGCAGCCTAGGCGACAACGCCAGCATTCTGTTTTGGGTATCGCAGTTTTTGCTCAACCTCAACCGCTATGCCCAGCGGCATCCCTCGGGCCAGCTCCAGGCGGTGGTTTTGTTTGATGAGGCCGATCTGTACCTGCCTGCCCAGGGTAAACCTTCGACCAAAGAGCCGATGGAAAGCTTGTTGAAGCGAGCCCGCTCCGCTGGGCTGGGTATTTTGCTCGCTACACAGAGCCCTGGCGATCTGGACTACCGGTGTCGAGAGCAAATCTCCTCCTGGTTTGTCGGCAAAGTGAAGGAAAACACCGCCCTCAATAAGCTGAGGCCTATGCTCAGCAAAGCCAAGACAGATGTTACCAGCAAACTCGCCAACCAACAGGTCGGTGAGTTCTTCGCGATCCGTGCTGGGGAGGTCACCAGCCTGAAGGCAAACCTGTCATTGATTCGGGCTGAACAGGTACCGTTGGAAATGGTGCAAGCCCTAGCGGCCAGTTCTGTAAATCAGTAGATAGCTAACCGGCACGCGCTGCGATCCTGGAACCAGCTTTCAGGAGCAATCCCGAACGAACTGTCTGCTTTTGCTTGTTCATCCCCATCGTCGGGTACCCCTTTGAGCAAATTGCGGTAGGAAATTGGTAGGACGGTTTATTGAGAACGGCTATAATCGAGGGACAGAAGGGATTAGAAGATTTTCTGAACTTCGTTCGGGACGAAGGGGCCGTGGGTTCGAATCCCGCCATCCCGATTCTTTTGAAACCTACTGCGGAAGCGCCTTGTAGCCGACGCATCAACCTTTTGATGACCCTAACATATTGTCAATAGGGAGGGTGAGGTTGGCTACTTTTGGACGCTTTTGGACGTCTGAGTGGTAGGAAGATGACCACAATACACCCCCCGGTAGCGGCACGCCCGACGCTGAGCTACGACCTCGATAAAAGCCTTATCAAGGGAGAAAGCGATAAAGGCAGGCTGAGATTACGCTTTACCGATGGAGGCATACGCCACACCATAGCTGTTGGCTTGCCTGATTCCAAAGTTATGCGATCGCTCCAATGGTTACCGATGTATTATCATGTAGCATGCCTGTAAGAGTTTATTTGACCTCAGGCCCAGACCCCCATTAGTTATCCCTGCCAGCGCCATGAAGTTTTTTCTAAGCTACACCCCTTCACCCTGTCCCCACGTTTCGGTGATTAGCCTTAGACGTCAGCATGGCCAAAACACTCTTATCTGCGCAGAATCTCAGCTACGGGTTTGACCCGGCATCTTTGCTGTTTGAGCCCATTAACCTCAGTATTCAGGTCGGCGATCGCGTCGCCCTGGTAGGGCGCAACGGCAGTGGCAAATCTACCTTAATAAAAATTCTGGCAGGGCACCTACAACCTACGCTAGGAACCGTTTCGCGGTACGGATCGCTAGCCTACGTACCCCAAGCCAGCACCCTGGGGCCGACGGAGCCGACGGAGACCATTCTAGACACCCTTAGTGCTGCCTCAGAAGACTGGTGGTTTATCGACGAGTGCTTGCGGACTCAGTTCGAGACCCATTTAGATTTATCGCTGCCCACCGCTAGCTTGAGCGGTGGCGAACTGACCAAGCTGCTGCTGGCGATCGCCCTCGCGCCCGCCCCAGATATTCTGTTGCTCGATGAACCCACCAATCATCTAGATCTACTGGCTTTAGATCACCTCCGCCTCTGCCTGGAGCGGTTTCAGGGAGCGGTGGTGTTGGTCTCCCACAAGCCTCACTTTCTCGACCAGGTGGCCTCCACTACCTGGGAACTCACGCCTCAAGGGCTGAATGAATACGGCGGCAACTACACCCACTACCGCGAGCAAAAGCAAGCCTGCCAACGAGCAGCAGAACGCTCCCATGAGGTGGCCAGAAAAGCCCTAAAACGTGCCCAGGCGACAGCCCAAGCCGAGCAAAAACGAGCGGCCCAATCCCAACGAGGGGGTAAGCAAAAAGCTGAGAGTAGTGGCATGGGCAAGATGGCCCAGCATTATTTTGCCAATCGGGCCTCGGGCACGGCAGGCACGGCGGCTAAGCGCAATCAAGCGGCCGTGGAGCAAGCGGTTCGACAGGTGGCCCAGACCAAGGTGAGAACTACCAAGGCCACCACCATTCACCTGGCGGAAACCAGTCAAAAGCGCCGCACGTTACTAGAGATTCGCGATGGCCACCTCAGGGTCGGGGAGAGCGTGCTGGTCCGGGAGCTTCAGCTGCAAGTGGTTGTGGGCGATCGGATGGCGATCGCCGGGGCCAACGGCTCTGGCAAGTCCAGCTTGGTTAAAGCCATCTTTGCCACGGTTGAAACCGAGTCAATCCGGCTCGATGCGGCTGACCTGCGCCTGGCCGACCCTCTCGAGGTGGTGTACCTCGATCAGACCTATGAGTTGATTGATCGCCACGACAGCGTGTTGGGCAACATGCAAGCCACTAACCCGGCTCTGCCCTACCAACACCTGCGCCAGCAGCTGGGGCATTTCCTATTCTTTGACCAGGCGGTAGACAAACCCGCCTCGGCCCTGAGCGGGGGAGAACTGGCCCGACTAGCCCTGGCCATGATCAGCATTGCCAACCTTGACCTGCTAATTTTAGATGAGCCCACCAACAATTTAGATATTGAAACGGTTGAGACGATGATTGGGGCCATCAATGACTACCGGGGTGCGCTGTGGGTGATTTCTCACGATCTGGATTTTTTAAGCCAAATTGAGATCGACCGAGCGTTTCAGCTCAAGCACCAAACCCTTCAGCTCATGAACGCTCTGCCCCAGGCCACCAATGATGCGTGTTCAATACCGGGGTGCCCTGGCGATTCCTGATGTCTTTAGCAATGGATACCTATCTTCATAACCTCAGAAGACTTTTTGAGTCGCAGGCAAACCCTGACAGAGCCTTGCCGATGAAGCAATACATGCGGAACCAGTTTGAGTATTTGGGTATCCAGAGCCCTCAGCAAAAGGTTCTCCTGAAGCAGTTCATCTCAGACTATGGATTGCCTGAACGTGAACGACTAGACTCTGTCGTGCGGGAACTCTGGGATTGGCCGGCAAGAGAGTACCAATATGCAGCTCTTACGTTTCTGGACAAGTTACAAAAACAACTTGCCCCAGATGTGATTCCTCTGCTGCATCACTTGATTGTGACGAAGTCTTGGTGGGACACAGTAGACTCTATCGCCAGCCATCATGTGGGAAAACTGTTGAAGCAGTATCCTGACATTAGAGATGATGTAATTGATCAATGGCGAAAATCCGACAACCTCTGGTTACGCCGCACTACGATTCTGTTTCAGCTTGGATACAAGGGTGATACTGACGAAAGTTTACTATTCTCTTTGATTCGGGAAAACCAGGCTGATACCGAATTTTTCATTCAAAAGGCGATTGGCTGGGCACTTCGGGAATATTCCAAGACAGCTCCTGATGCTGTGCTGGCGTTTGTTGAGCAGGAACACTTAGCAGCACTGAGCAAACGGGAAGCTTTGAAGTGGATGAAGTCAAAGGAAACTATTCATGGCTTTTGAGATAGCAGAGCATCTGGCTTTGGGGCAGCCGCTCAGGGCAGAGCGCCCTTTCGCTTTTACTCATTACCGATGGGCATTTCTCTAATCAGAGCAGAGCATCACCTCATAGAACCAGGCATCTTCAGTATCATTGGCCGTCTCAACGACTGAGATCACATCTTCTAGCGTAGACCGTGCTTGTTCTACAAGAACTCACCAGGTAGTGAGGTTAGTAGATCGAATCGCGAAATTCTAGTCAGTGGTACTTTTCATAGCGTGGCAAGTTCGCATGAGTGAACCATGACTCTATAAAGTTAGCATTCCAGTGAAATTTTCTATCACCACTTTCAAATTATTAGATAGAGTAGAAAAGAAGTCCTAAAAGACTCCAGAATATTTTTCTGTGGGTCATTTAGCATTTTGCCCTGTTTTCTGTGGATAGTCAAAATTATGGCAGTGAAAGAGAAAGAAGCGTTGGTTGGCAAAGAGCTTCTGGCCAAGGTCAAAGAGAATGACGGGTTGAGCAAGCGAGAACTCGCTAGAGAGTGCGGCTACTACACCGTAGGCAAGGATGGACAGA is a genomic window of Nodosilinea sp. E11 containing:
- the abc-f gene encoding ribosomal protection-like ABC-F family protein produces the protein MAKTLLSAQNLSYGFDPASLLFEPINLSIQVGDRVALVGRNGSGKSTLIKILAGHLQPTLGTVSRYGSLAYVPQASTLGPTEPTETILDTLSAASEDWWFIDECLRTQFETHLDLSLPTASLSGGELTKLLLAIALAPAPDILLLDEPTNHLDLLALDHLRLCLERFQGAVVLVSHKPHFLDQVASTTWELTPQGLNEYGGNYTHYREQKQACQRAAERSHEVARKALKRAQATAQAEQKRAAQSQRGGKQKAESSGMGKMAQHYFANRASGTAGTAAKRNQAAVEQAVRQVAQTKVRTTKATTIHLAETSQKRRTLLEIRDGHLRVGESVLVRELQLQVVVGDRMAIAGANGSGKSSLVKAIFATVETESIRLDAADLRLADPLEVVYLDQTYELIDRHDSVLGNMQATNPALPYQHLRQQLGHFLFFDQAVDKPASALSGGELARLALAMISIANLDLLILDEPTNNLDIETVETMIGAINDYRGALWVISHDLDFLSQIEIDRAFQLKHQTLQLMNALPQATNDACSIPGCPGDS
- a CDS encoding DNA alkylation repair protein, which codes for MSLAMDTYLHNLRRLFESQANPDRALPMKQYMRNQFEYLGIQSPQQKVLLKQFISDYGLPERERLDSVVRELWDWPAREYQYAALTFLDKLQKQLAPDVIPLLHHLIVTKSWWDTVDSIASHHVGKLLKQYPDIRDDVIDQWRKSDNLWLRRTTILFQLGYKGDTDESLLFSLIRENQADTEFFIQKAIGWALREYSKTAPDAVLAFVEQEHLAALSKREALKWMKSKETIHGF